A window from Opitutia bacterium ISCC 52 encodes these proteins:
- a CDS encoding LacI family transcriptional regulator, translated as MKPKRPSCKTIAEEAGVSRMTVSMALRDHPRVAEETRKRIKEIALRQGYTPDPNLTELMRYLRKRDISKEEPVIALLNGKPYPVKEFGAEAKLIREGAIKHAEELGFKTEDFWLHEPNMREERMVQILETRGIRGVVVLPVEELKDVFSFPHDDFEGVATCSVAAKLGFNQVHPHFYQAMHVGIANLEEKGFNRIGFCETTAQDERSNHLYHCYLTWYQQGIEETDRIPPLLQESIDKDDLLSWVKENKPEVVYSSNMDHYRWLKEAGMKIPEDIAFAALGPAEEITDDIAHVHIGYRKIGATAIDILKTKLAHESLGPTENPAVTLIRGEWKDGASAQLPNKAAVAS; from the coding sequence ATGAAGCCCAAAAGACCTTCATGCAAAACCATTGCCGAGGAAGCAGGTGTCAGTCGGATGACTGTCTCAATGGCTCTGCGTGACCATCCGCGAGTCGCTGAAGAAACGCGCAAACGGATTAAGGAAATCGCGCTCCGACAAGGCTACACTCCTGATCCCAACTTGACTGAACTTATGCGCTATCTTCGGAAGCGCGATATCAGCAAGGAAGAGCCCGTCATTGCTTTACTGAACGGTAAACCCTATCCCGTTAAAGAATTCGGAGCCGAGGCAAAGTTAATCAGAGAAGGAGCCATCAAACATGCCGAAGAGCTTGGCTTTAAGACTGAAGATTTCTGGCTCCACGAACCCAATATGCGTGAAGAGCGTATGGTGCAAATTTTGGAAACCCGAGGCATTCGTGGTGTAGTAGTTCTCCCCGTGGAAGAGCTCAAAGACGTGTTCTCCTTTCCTCACGATGATTTTGAAGGAGTAGCCACGTGCTCAGTCGCTGCCAAGCTAGGTTTCAACCAGGTTCACCCCCACTTCTATCAAGCCATGCACGTCGGCATTGCTAATCTCGAAGAAAAAGGGTTCAATCGTATAGGCTTCTGCGAGACCACAGCTCAGGATGAGCGCTCCAACCACCTCTACCATTGTTACCTCACTTGGTATCAGCAAGGGATTGAGGAAACAGACCGTATTCCCCCGTTGCTTCAGGAAAGTATAGACAAGGATGATTTGCTGTCCTGGGTTAAGGAAAACAAACCTGAGGTCGTATACAGCTCCAACATGGATCATTATCGCTGGCTTAAAGAAGCTGGAATGAAAATCCCTGAAGACATCGCATTTGCCGCCCTAGGACCTGCTGAAGAAATTACGGACGACATTGCACACGTTCACATTGGCTACAGGAAGATCGGTGCTACAGCCATCGACATCCTGAAAACCAAATTGGCCCATGAAAGCCTGGGGCCAACCGAGAATCCAGCAGTAACTCTGATTCGCGGAGAGTGGAAAGATGGTGCCAGTGCACAACTGCCGAATAAGGCTGCTGTGGCGAGTTAG
- a CDS encoding Gfo/Idh/MocA family oxidoreductase, which yields MAPIKAAIIGYGISGRLSHAYGLSSDKRFEIVAVCDLATENRERAAKELNCKTYSDYHSMIREESLDIVSVVTRSDTHADIVCDCLKAGLHTVITKPWALNQEEARTMIAAQEASGKKIFPWIPMYWAPDYICIRGLLAENVIGDVFLIRRYYSDFRYRDDWQTEKRFGGGYLLNWGMHILQPIIGLAESKVKRVFGQLQQVINAGDADDNFLAVLEFENSVRGIAEFTESVHRFPSFIIQGKRGTIISDGETVTVKQANPNTPEEIETQEYPLTGKQFGDEAHIYEDIANHLLDGKPFQTPPELALEGTVVLDAVSQSHETRQTVEIP from the coding sequence ATGGCACCTATAAAAGCAGCCATTATCGGCTATGGCATTAGCGGACGACTGTCTCACGCTTATGGCCTATCATCAGACAAGCGTTTTGAAATTGTTGCTGTTTGCGATCTTGCTACCGAAAACCGCGAACGAGCCGCCAAAGAGCTCAACTGTAAGACCTACTCCGATTACCATAGCATGATTCGCGAGGAGTCACTGGACATAGTCAGTGTTGTTACTCGTTCGGATACCCATGCAGACATTGTCTGCGATTGCCTTAAAGCAGGGTTACACACCGTGATCACTAAACCCTGGGCTCTTAACCAAGAGGAAGCACGCACGATGATCGCAGCTCAAGAAGCAAGCGGAAAAAAGATCTTCCCCTGGATCCCTATGTATTGGGCTCCCGACTACATCTGTATCCGAGGACTATTGGCGGAGAACGTAATTGGAGACGTATTTCTCATCCGACGTTATTATTCTGATTTTCGGTATCGAGATGATTGGCAAACTGAGAAACGATTTGGAGGTGGCTATCTGCTCAACTGGGGAATGCACATCCTTCAACCCATCATTGGTCTGGCAGAAAGCAAAGTGAAGCGGGTGTTCGGCCAACTCCAGCAGGTCATAAATGCTGGCGACGCCGATGACAATTTCTTGGCGGTTCTTGAGTTTGAAAACAGTGTGAGAGGAATCGCAGAATTCACAGAATCCGTCCATCGTTTCCCCAGCTTTATTATTCAAGGTAAGCGAGGCACTATCATTTCAGACGGCGAAACCGTTACCGTCAAACAGGCCAACCCAAACACCCCTGAAGAAATCGAAACTCAGGAATATCCTCTGACTGGAAAACAATTTGGCGACGAAGCACACATCTATGAGGATATTGCCAACCACCTATTGGACGGAAAACCCTTTCAAACTCCACCGGAACTAGCCCTCGAAGGCACGGTCGTACTGGATGCAGTCAGTCAATCCCATGAAACTCGACAAACGGTTGAAATACCATGA